The genomic DNA CTCTTACCtgtaaaatatctttctcttgttctgtAGTATGACCTACTTCGTCAATATCAgattcttcctcctcttccgaTTCCTCAGATTCTGATTCTTCAGATTctgtttcctcttcttcttcttcttcttcttcttcttcatcatcatctccTTCTGTATCGGCCATCAATTTGGCCATTTTGTCGACTTCTTTTTGCAAGTGTTTGAATTTacgtttttcctcttttaataatttttgttgttgtttgaTCTGTTCTTTTAATGCGTGCCTTTCTTTTCTAGCATTAACCGCTTTGTCcctgataataaataacaataattttgtaattaatccttagtttcttttttttttttttttttttttctctatatataaaataatcttactTACATAAAGTTCTTCACTTTGGAAGAAAGCAATTTGATTTCTCTCTGCAAACGTTTTTCTGCGGAAGCTTTcgaatcttcttcctcttcttcttctgtactttcttcttcttcctcttcttcttcttcagttTCACTCATATCCTGTTGTTTATTATCCATACTCTTTTGAGAAGCAATTCTTGCAACGTCTTTCGCACTTGGACATCCAGCCAACGCCATTCCTGAAAAATTGTACCATGCCTCTTCTGTGTTATCCTCGGCTAATTCCACAATTGGTTCAgtatcgttatcatcatcatcatcatcatcatcattatcatcatcataatcatcatcattatcatcatcatcatccgaGTTATCAACCCAACCCTCTCCTAAAAAGCATAATTAGTAGAAGCGTTATAGCCAGTTGAAGCAAAGCAATAGAAAATTGAGACGCAGTTAGTGCAGCTGCAAATAATAAAGCTAATTAGAATGTTAATAGATTTATGTCAACGAACGAAAATCGTTTTCTTCAAGTTTACTTACCCGCTTTCATACGTTTCTCCAAATTGGCAtacattcttttcatttcttccaaTTCATTCTTATACTTGTCCCTTTCCTCCGCTGTACTAGCATATTCCTTTTCTAATCTCTCGGCATCCTTTCTTGCAGTACGAGCTTCCTCTCTCAAAGATTCTGTCAACTTTTCATCCTGTTGTTTGTACTCCTGAACGTTCTTTTGTGATCTCGATCGTTCTACCTCTGCTTCAAGATTCAAAATTCTTgcctataaaatgaaaatatatatttatatatagttattcaACATAagtctttatttaatttcatacaaaatatattgatcctttaaactatatatatagtacaaaATTTTCACCTGCAATCTTTTGTTTTCCCTTTCAAGTGCCTCTTTGTTTCTAAGCTCGATGGCTAGCATTTGCTTAGTACTTTGCAAATCGTCCCTGACAGCATCGATGTCATCGTCATCTATTACATCATCTGGTTCATCTTCCACTTCGACCTTCTGCATTTGTTCCTCTATCGTCAATTGCCTTCTAAATTTCCTAAGACCCTCCAATATAGGTTTGGATCTGTCATTGGTCTTAACGCTTTTCAATTTGACGCCTTCCTGAATCTGCTTCAGCAACTGATTGTGCATGTTTGACTTTTCTGACTCGAATACGAAGTGCGCCTTACCTGTTTtgaatggagaaagaaaaggagaaaaaaaaaaggaaaaaaaaaagagagagagaaagaaaaaaatagaaaaaagaaagaaagaaaaataggaaatcaAATCGTTATTAACTTTCATAGAAATTCTTTCTAGCGGGGAAACCTTGACGCAAACCTTCAATTATGATATCATGCTaatcataatttatcattggcgcattaattatctttcttttctttagtcgcataaaaaaaaagaaagaccaTACTTGAGATGGAAAGAGGAGACAACAAAGGGTTGGGGAGGAGGTTGAGACAATGGTTCatacacaaagaaaaagagagagagagagagacataaacTAATGGTTAATTTCCACGATGTACAATTAGCAATTTAATTagcttattattttaaaaaggaaaacacaAAACACCCATGTAAGGTTCTCCCCATCGTTATCacattgaaagaaagaggaggaggaacagAATCTCTAACACttatattatgaaagaaaacagGTAATATAAAAGCAAATTGAGGACAATATGCGAATATTTGTAACTATGAGACATGAAGATATCGATAATAAGACAGTCCTATGGGAAACGTTAATTGAACAAATAACTCATTAACAAAGTAATTAACTTTACATCTGTGTGATTGGATTAAGAGGGTGTGGACATAGGGGTGAGAGAAGTGGGGTaggaagagagacaaacataaatacgtacacaGAGGTATCATGATATCGTAATAATCTCGTTTAAAAGGATTCTTATTTAGAAGGATCGTGATAAAATCGTAGATCACCTGCTGGATCAGCTGTGACCTTGTTAACCCTCTCGATCAGGGGTGCACTTCTGTCGTTACAGGTGACATGTCTTAAACGTCTACCACTTTCAACCTCCTTCATCATGCTGGCCCAATCAGGACGTTTTCTTGGTCTTGATTTTAACATCTCCAAttgtttttcttgattttcagTCAACGGAGGTATATCCTTAAGGATAGAACGACTTGGTGGTGGTGGGGGTGGCCTTGGTGGGGGTGGGGGTGGTATGGCCGCCCTAGACGAACTCTTCGATAATGTTGGTGCACcttaaattaattagaaattataataatcgtggAATTAGCTCGTTCGAATTGAATTTTAActctttcatatcttttttttttattttttttttattttatatatatatatatactaggAAACATTTTTGTAGGTCAAAAGTTTTTGGGTTTGacctaaatttttttttaagctacTTCAAACGTCaattatcctttttatcttattacaaactttttttttttatatatatatcatgaacTGTTAACTCGTAagattattatactattactactactactgcgaGCTTGAATTAGGTGACCGAACAGTCTCGAAGAACGATTCGTCGTCGACTTTtaaaacaaggaaagaaatttgacTAACCAATCTTTATCAAACCATTGTAATGATATTAGGATtggaatcaatttttttttttttttttttttttttttgtagttttctatatatatatttttgtaagactgaatatttttcattcgttcactTTGTTAACTATTAATTTTGTCACTTTTATCTGGACACCGTAGAgatcagaatttttttttctttttgatacaggaaaaaaatgtggattatttttgtttttgtagaTGCGTTTTGTAACTTTAGGGTTAATCTTACCAGTTGAACTTTCGCTCTTGGATAGTGGTATAGTGTCACCTCGGGATCGAGATCTCTCAATGCGAACTTGTCGTTCGAGTTGCGGCCTCGAATTTGGCTCCTGTCGTCCATTCTCTCGTGGCTTCGATGACGGAGGTGTACTACTTgttgtctttgtctttgtcgtcgttgcagtagcagcagcagtagcagcggCATTAGAATTTTTGTCACTTTTTGGTTGAGATGGTATTATAGTGATTTTACTTTGCTTCCTTGTTGCTTGTTGACCAGGTTCGGTCGATTGCTGTACCGATTCCGTTGGTTTTGAGACACTCTAtgaaaattagaagaagaaaaaaggatggaaataaaaataggagACAAAACAAATGTATTACAATTTTGTGAGTAGGTGTTTGATACGATTGTTCATCtccaaattattattattattattattatttttttttttttcttttaccaatGTTTTGTACGAAGGGTTTTTTTAGAGTCTCTTACGTCGTATCGAGTGATCCCAAAAGTTTTTCTAGGTGGGTCCACAAAGAAGTTGAaagttttatatgaaaaaatcgattagatCTTTTTTCAGACTTTTTAGCttaatttgttttgttttgttttgttttgttttttacattataaaattacactttaggttcattaaaaaattaacaactGATCCGTCTATAAATCGATCAGCCTAAATGCTCTTTGAAAGTTTTTAAGATCGTTTAAGAATTTTTCGCCCACCTAGAAATTGTTGGCTCATCCTGTATATTtgcttgttgttgttgttgttttctctgtttctttctctttctttgctttttttcttttttaaatcgtcaACATGgaataaacgaaaggaaacgaacgaCCGAACGAACCGACTGCGGTAgtcacgagaaaaaaaagatagagaaataaaagagaggggaggaagagagagagagagagagagagagagagggagggagggaggagagagaaataaaaaggagtgGGGGTAAGAGGAGAGGGTGTGGAATTCTCTTCTTGGCAAAGCGACGACGCACTCGGTCGtctttaaataattcgaacttagtgttttttttttttttttttcatcatttctttctttctttctttgtatgtatttatttatttattttttaaatttctttcgacgtCGGACAAGATGGACGccatatttttaatctttcttcgaCTTTAAAATCGCGACTTTTTcaactattaattttttccgaaaaataaagaaaaagagaaagaaaaaagaacatttatttttcatccattctttttttttttttgaccgacatttctttttttttttttttgttttttttaattgaaattatcgaaCAGTTAACATTAACGTTATTGTTAGTGTTGTCATCGTGATGTTTGATCAAGCATCTTGATTGGTGAAGGTTCTTGATTGATCCaccgatcgatccatcgatttaaaaaatgcatAATGATGCTGCAGTAACAgcagcatcagcatcagcagCCAAACGTGAGGCTTACGTTTACACGAATAAGGCGTGATTATAAAAGCGTTAGGAAACTGGCGGAAGACGCAGCTGGCAAGACATTTGAAATAGAAACCCGTGTTCTTTAAATAATCGTGACCCAGAGGGTCTTatatgagagtgagagagacagagagatagagagagcaaaagagagagagagagagagagaaagagagagagaaaattcgtaaGCATTTGGGTAGGAGACGAACGTCGTATCTTCGAGATCGTTCTTGCAATTTCGATcataatttatgattataaatacacacataaatatgtatacatatatacacacatatgcacatacaaactgtgtttaaataaaaaatttcaaaatatacaataatagggatgaatatatatatatatatatatatatatatatatatatatatatattagtaggGTCATAAGTTTTTAGGTgactaaaaaaattattactcttttttttgaGACTTTTCGGGcgattcattcttttttcttttttcttttcttttctttcttttttttttttttatacagctTGTAAAATTACAAACCTCGCTCGTCGATTTGCAAGTTCAATTGCAAGGCTGAACGATCTTGAAAgagaattattgatttttataatcgtcTAAGGACTTTTGGCCCAACTAAAGATTCTTGGCCCGTCGCATATGCGATTTTTGcaattttgcaatttttttttttttttttatggaacaTGATTTACGATTCGGGATCTAAAAATATTCGGACACGTTTGGTAACGTCTCTATGATCGTTATATCACGAAtaagaattgaaagaaaaagaaatagagaaggaaattGCAATTTTTCGTATCTCCATTTGCAACAATTTACGATTGCAATTCTAAATTTTAAGTTTCTAGAATATTCATGAAGAGATAAGTTAAATAAACATTGAGAATAATTGCAATGATGTTtctgctaaaaaaaaaaaaaaaaaaagaattgaaattttattatctctcgaagaaaattaaaaataattgcaattttaatatctcCGATTTcgaacaatttataaattacaattttgaATTCTGCGAATTAAATCctgaatattaataacaaaagacgttttcgattttaatattttcattgataatcaAACACAATTgcaatttcaatatattttttattttaaactgcaaataacaaaaaaaattttctatgtcGCATGTTTCGCCTTTAAAGTTGGAAAGTAATCGCAAATTTTAATGCTTTCATTGAAAATCGAATACAATTGCAATTTCGtcggtcttttttttttctttttaaacgaaaatctCACAATATAATtgcaattttaatatcaacatTTCTACGGCGATTTGTGTGCGTTAAAGATCTTCAAATTCCAATGcgttttcttgaaaaattgtaaatttaattgCAATTTTAATTCTCCACGACTTTGTTCGAAAATTGAAaccaaaaaatttttcaa from Vespula pensylvanica isolate Volc-1 chromosome 25, ASM1446617v1, whole genome shotgun sequence includes the following:
- the LOC122637225 gene encoding trichohyalin-like isoform X2, whose product is MPGAGGQPPQQRTTFRPPWVKDGGPNPLPMPTAPWTLNSRRDSKSKAEEPPAFTKVTLKSVSKPTESVQQSTEPGQQATRKQSKITIIPSQPKSDKNSNAAATAAATATTTKTKTTSSTPPSSKPRENGRQEPNSRPQLERQVRIERSRSRGDTIPLSKSESSTGAPTLSKSSSRAAIPPPPPPRPPPPPPSRSILKDIPPLTENQEKQLEMLKSRPRKRPDWASMMKEVESGRRLRHVTCNDRSAPLIERVNKVTADPAGKAHFVFESEKSNMHNQLLKQIQEGVKLKSVKTNDRSKPILEGLRKFRRQLTIEEQMQKVEVEDEPDDVIDDDDIDAVRDDLQSTKQMLAIELRNKEALERENKRLQARILNLEAEVERSRSQKNVQEYKQQDEKLTESLREEARTARKDAERLEKEYASTAEERDKYKNELEEMKRMYANLEKRMKAGMALAGCPSAKDVARIASQKSMDNKQQDMSETEEEEEEEEESTEEEEEEDSKASAEKRLQREIKLLSSKVKNFMDKAVNARKERHALKEQIKQQQKLLKEEKRKFKHLQKEVDKMAKLMADTEGDDDEEEEEEEEEEETESEESESEESEEEEESDIDEVGHTTEQEKDILQKRVKRHENRLAALKKGNYLLKAQVDRLKDDLAKQREESITLQEDLDSVLAELG
- the LOC122637225 gene encoding DNA ligase 1-like isoform X1 — protein: MPGAGGQPPQQRTTFRPPWVKDGGPNPLPMPTAPWTLNSRRDSKSKAEEPPAFTKVTLKSVSKPTESVQQSTEPGQQATRKQSKITIIPSQPKSDKNSNAAATAAATATTTKTKTTSSTPPSSKPRENGRQEPNSRPQLERQVRIERSRSRGDTIPLSKSESSTGAPTLSKSSSRAAIPPPPPPRPPPPPPSRSILKDIPPLTENQEKQLEMLKSRPRKRPDWASMMKEVESGRRLRHVTCNDRSAPLIERVNKVTADPAGKAHFVFESEKSNMHNQLLKQIQEGVKLKSVKTNDRSKPILEGLRKFRRQLTIEEQMQKVEVEDEPDDVIDDDDIDAVRDDLQSTKQMLAIELRNKEALERENKRLQARILNLEAEVERSRSQKNVQEYKQQDEKLTESLREEARTARKDAERLEKEYASTAEERDKYKNELEEMKRMYANLEKRMKAGEGWVDNSDDDDDNDDDYDDDNDDDDDDDDNDTEPIVELAEDNTEEAWYNFSGMALAGCPSAKDVARIASQKSMDNKQQDMSETEEEEEEEEESTEEEEEEDSKASAEKRLQREIKLLSSKVKNFMDKAVNARKERHALKEQIKQQQKLLKEEKRKFKHLQKEVDKMAKLMADTEGDDDEEEEEEEEEEETESEESESEESEEEEESDIDEVGHTTEQEKDILQKRVKRHENRLAALKKGNYLLKAQVDRLKDDLAKQREESITLQEDLDSVLAELG